Genomic window (Candidatus Methylomirabilis sp.):
GGACCTCGAGGCCGTTCATCTGGGGCATCCGGATGTCCAGCAGGACCAGGTGGGGCCGGTCCTCCTTGACCCGCCGTAACGCCTCCTCCCCGCTGGTCGCGGTGAGGACCTCGTAGCCCTT
Coding sequences:
- a CDS encoding response regulator, with protein sequence MAKVLVVDDEPEAVELLVEFLSSKGYEVLTATSGEEALRRVKEDRPHLVLLDIRMPQMNGLEV